The DNA window TGTAAAATCTATTCCAACACTGATTTCATCATAATATTTATGCGCAAACTTCGCGTCTATGTATTTCCCAACCTTGTTGATCTTGACAATCAGCTCAATCTCGTGATGAATATCATTTGAAAACTCGGGCATCACAAAAGGATGTTGCTTCAATACAATAGCCGAATCGGGTTTCATAAAAATAACCGGTTCGGTTGGTCTTTCGTTTTGCAACTCCGCGATATGTTGGGCATAATTTCTGCCGATACAGATAATCTTCATTCTTTTTAGATTTCAGATTTCAGATAGCAGGTTTCAGGTTGCAATCTGCTATCTGAAACCTGCCATCTGCAACCTATTTCGTATTCAATTTTCTTAACTTTATCGCTGTCAACACTTTTTTAGTATACAATGGGAAATCAGCATTCTGAATCCAGCTAAAATAACCAGGTTCAGTCTCTAATATTTTATCCACTTTAGCTCCTTTATGCTTTCCGAAGGTGAATATCTCTTCGCCATCCTTGTCGAAAGCGATCATCCCTGCAAAATCAGCTATCTTCTTTCTAGTGGTATATTCTGCCAATGACTTTATATCATTTTCTAAATCGGGATACCGCTCTAATTGTGCTAACATAATTTCGTAAGTTGCCATCGTATCGGCCTCGGCAGAATGTGCATTTTCGAGATTTTGACCACAATAAAACTTCAAAGCTGCACTCAATGTGCGCTCCTCTTTTTTGTGAAATATGGTTTGAACATCAACCGAAACTCTATTTTTCATATCGAAATCTACTCCGGCACGCAGCATTTCTTCGGCTAACAACGGAATGTCGAAACGGTCAGAATTGTATCCCGCCAAATCGGAATCCTTTATCATAGTGTATATCTGAGACGCCAATTCCTTAAAACTAGGCTCATTAGCCACTTTCTCATTGCTGATGCCGTGAATTGCTGTACATTGAGGAGGAATAGGAATAGTTGGGTTGACCAACCAAGTTTTGCTTTCTTTATTTCCGTTTGGAAAAACTTTAAAAATTGCTATTTCAACGATTCGATCTTTGGCAACATCAGTCCCTGTGGTTTCGAGGTCGAAAAAACAAATTGGTTTGTTAAGCTTGAGCTCCATTTTAAATTTTTAGAATGACAAATATATCTTTTTGAACTTACCGTTCGTCGATTATTTAAAAAAGTTTTGGACAAATAAAACCAAAAACCCGACTCGTTCAAAAAAACAGTCGGGTTTGTATTCTGCTTTATATCGAATTAAAAACTTCTTTCGACATCAAAGGCTTCCAGGTATTCGGCAACTCGTTTCACAAAGCTTCCACCAAGCGCACCATCCACAACACGATGGTCGTAACTGTGCGAAAGGAACATTTTCTGGCGAATACCAATAAAGTCTCCTTCTGGGGTTTCGATAACCGCGGGCACTTTTCGAATGGCGCCAAGAGCTAAAATTCCAACTTGCGGTTGATTGATAATGGGCGTCCCGAAAACACTGCCAAAAGTTCCCACA is part of the Flavobacterium nackdongense genome and encodes:
- a CDS encoding 3'-5' exonuclease, with product MELKLNKPICFFDLETTGTDVAKDRIVEIAIFKVFPNGNKESKTWLVNPTIPIPPQCTAIHGISNEKVANEPSFKELASQIYTMIKDSDLAGYNSDRFDIPLLAEEMLRAGVDFDMKNRVSVDVQTIFHKKEERTLSAALKFYCGQNLENAHSAEADTMATYEIMLAQLERYPDLENDIKSLAEYTTRKKIADFAGMIAFDKDGEEIFTFGKHKGAKVDKILETEPGYFSWIQNADFPLYTKKVLTAIKLRKLNTK